One window of the Deltaproteobacteria bacterium genome contains the following:
- the hflX gene encoding GTPase HflX — protein sequence MKTISGNIVGLKPSQHRALERTYHRRVVPNRILGIELARHLAWIAHEVGREIGVLVNRSGHIEYTFVGEPQRIYLPDIGRQRVGQGHLRGLRHIHTVFAGGLNDDDFADLTKLRLDLVCTLKVNETGEPGELEYAHLLPSNADIPYHKAKTRSIHELDIDFKQLIASLEEEISRVRGHQQKGKDKIRAVIVGVYADRNTADWRLTEIRELANTAGVHIEDTVIQLRRQVDAKYIVGKGKLEEVVLRCLDVDAGLIIVDHNMTPAQARAIASTTELKVIDRTQLILDIFAQHAKSRDGKLQVELAQLKYNLPRLTDLDAGLSRLTGGIGGRGPGETKLEINRRRARERINRLEREINKISRTRSLRRSLRIRSALPTVSIVGYTNAGKSTLLNRLTRSDVLVANQLFATLDPTSRRLRFPAEREAIITDTVGFIRDLPADLLRAFRATLEELENADLLLHVIDITDPMHETKSAVVLEVLHDLQLDGITRITVYNKADLLPHREAMLIATNRGIAVSAITGFGLDTLINKVAHRLWQTWALSENDAWAQEA from the coding sequence AGTTGGTCGTGAAATTGGGGTTTTAGTCAATCGCTCAGGACATATTGAATATACATTTGTTGGTGAGCCGCAACGTATTTATTTGCCCGATATCGGTAGACAACGCGTAGGCCAGGGGCATTTGCGAGGGTTGCGCCATATTCACACAGTATTTGCGGGTGGCCTAAATGATGACGATTTTGCTGATCTCACTAAATTACGCTTAGATTTAGTTTGTACGTTAAAGGTAAATGAAACAGGTGAACCAGGCGAATTAGAGTATGCTCATCTTTTACCTTCTAATGCAGATATTCCATATCATAAAGCAAAAACACGTAGCATTCATGAACTTGATATTGATTTTAAACAATTAATCGCTTCACTTGAAGAAGAAATATCAAGAGTTCGTGGACATCAGCAAAAAGGCAAAGATAAAATTCGCGCCGTTATTGTTGGGGTTTATGCTGATCGAAATACTGCTGATTGGCGTCTTACCGAAATTCGTGAACTGGCCAATACCGCAGGTGTACATATCGAAGACACGGTGATTCAATTACGACGACAAGTAGATGCTAAATATATTGTTGGTAAAGGCAAACTTGAAGAAGTAGTCTTGCGTTGCCTTGATGTTGATGCAGGGTTGATTATTGTTGATCACAACATGACGCCTGCACAAGCACGTGCCATTGCATCTACAACTGAACTTAAGGTTATCGACCGTACCCAACTAATATTAGATATTTTTGCCCAACATGCAAAAAGCCGTGATGGTAAACTGCAAGTTGAACTGGCACAACTGAAATACAATTTGCCTCGTCTTACTGATCTTGATGCTGGTCTTTCACGTTTAACCGGCGGTATCGGGGGACGTGGACCAGGTGAAACCAAACTGGAAATTAATCGACGTCGTGCTCGCGAACGCATTAATCGTTTAGAACGAGAGATAAATAAAATATCACGAACACGCAGTTTACGTCGCAGTTTGCGAATACGTTCTGCACTGCCAACAGTATCTATTGTTGGCTACACTAATGCCGGGAAATCGACACTATTAAATCGGCTAACGCGTAGTGATGTATTAGTTGCTAATCAATTATTTGCAACACTTGATCCCACAAGTCGTAGATTACGATTCCCGGCGGAACGTGAAGCTATAATTACTGATACCGTTGGGTTTATCCGTGATTTACCTGCAGATCTCTTGCGTGCTTTTCGTGCAACTTTAGAGGAATTAGAAAATGCTGATTTGCTTTTGCATGTAATAGATATTACCGACCCGATGCATGAAACAAAATCTGCTGTGGTGCTTGAAGTTTTACATGATTTGCAACTCGATGGTATTACGCGAATAACTGTTTATAACAAAGCTGATCTTTTGCCGCATCGTGAAGCTATGCTTATTGCAACAAACCGAGGTATTGCTGTTTCGGCAATAACTGGTTTCGGGCTCGATACTCTGATTAATAAAGTGGCTCATCGTTTGTGGCAAACTTGGGCCTTGTCTGAAAACGACGCATGGGCACAAGAAGCTC